The proteins below are encoded in one region of Planctopirus limnophila DSM 3776:
- a CDS encoding CPBP family intramembrane glutamic endopeptidase, whose product MNSREEAVSHREYWDEASRPLAGLVLLAPLLLIYEWHAACQDSSAVITLRNGVDIWLRTQMGWLGFDHEWCVPALVLLTLAGRHILSCQDWNIRPSVIGGMMAEAALFAALLVILGQLIPWSSANIPQFPQEMELLHSREALLLSENTVGNIAGKLATPVADAWPNPSPRLHWVTCLGAGIYEEFLFRLGLIPVLYGLVRMLGIPRVITLVIAIGASSLLFAAAHYLQVDLETGRISLLATADYIIQHRDVWSAFSFRCLAGSLFGALLVFRGIGIAAGCHIGYDLFVGYWMG is encoded by the coding sequence ATGAACTCCCGAGAAGAAGCTGTTTCACATCGAGAGTATTGGGATGAAGCTTCCCGACCACTCGCAGGTCTGGTGCTGCTGGCGCCGTTATTGTTGATCTATGAATGGCATGCCGCCTGCCAAGATTCATCCGCTGTGATCACTCTGCGTAACGGTGTCGACATCTGGCTCCGCACGCAAATGGGATGGCTGGGTTTCGATCATGAGTGGTGTGTCCCGGCATTAGTCCTCCTTACGCTGGCAGGCAGGCACATTCTGTCCTGCCAGGATTGGAACATTCGACCTTCAGTCATCGGTGGCATGATGGCCGAAGCGGCGTTGTTTGCCGCCCTGCTGGTGATTCTTGGTCAGTTAATTCCCTGGAGCTCGGCTAACATTCCCCAGTTTCCTCAAGAAATGGAGCTGCTTCATTCACGAGAAGCTCTGTTGCTCTCTGAGAACACTGTCGGAAACATCGCTGGCAAGCTGGCGACGCCTGTGGCGGATGCATGGCCCAATCCATCTCCCAGATTGCATTGGGTCACCTGTCTCGGTGCGGGAATTTATGAAGAGTTTCTCTTCCGGCTGGGCCTGATTCCAGTTCTCTATGGGCTTGTGCGAATGTTGGGGATTCCGCGGGTGATCACACTGGTGATTGCCATCGGGGCCAGCTCGTTACTTTTTGCTGCTGCCCACTATCTTCAGGTGGATCTTGAGACCGGGAGAATTTCGCTGCTGGCTACAGCCGACTACATCATCCAGCACCGTGATGTCTGGTCCGCATTCAGCTTTCGCTGCCTGGCAGGAAGTTTATTCGGAGCTCTGCTGGTCTTTCGCGGCATTGGGATCGCTGCAGGTTGCCACATTGGCTACGACCTGTTTGTCGGCTACTGGATGGGTTGA